A single window of Ignavibacteriota bacterium DNA harbors:
- a CDS encoding MBL fold metallo-hydrolase, with product MNRRNFIGKSFFAAIGTIFFPKLLVAEENENILDFKPEPKNWQNDQINLAWIGHSTILINFYGTIILTDPILFDRIGMNFLGLSFGPSRLTPPALSFDEIPKPDLVLLSHAHFDHTDYKSLKKLTEKFPDQIDVVVAYLTIDVVEDLKWKSVKIIDWNEQTEINDLKITALEVEHFGWRYPWEKDRSRGYLKDGRSYNAYLIEKNGKSILFGGDTRKTTKLELLKNKNPDIAIMPIGAYNPWTYAHCNPEEALIMAENIGAKYFIPIHTKTFKLGAESFEEPIDWLIKSSENYKIELGLNSIGQTFTLV from the coding sequence TTGAACAGAAGAAATTTTATAGGAAAAAGTTTTTTTGCGGCAATAGGTACAATCTTTTTTCCAAAACTCTTAGTTGCCGAAGAAAATGAAAATATTTTGGATTTCAAACCCGAACCGAAAAATTGGCAAAATGATCAAATAAATTTAGCATGGATCGGTCATTCAACAATTTTAATAAATTTTTACGGAACAATTATATTAACCGACCCAATTTTATTTGATAGAATTGGAATGAATTTTCTCGGCTTAAGTTTCGGTCCTTCGCGATTAACACCGCCCGCATTAAGTTTTGATGAAATTCCAAAACCCGATTTGGTTCTTCTTTCTCACGCACATTTTGATCATACTGATTATAAATCGTTAAAAAAGTTAACGGAAAAATTTCCCGATCAAATTGATGTGGTTGTCGCTTATTTAACAATTGATGTTGTTGAAGACCTCAAATGGAAATCTGTCAAAATAATTGATTGGAATGAACAAACCGAAATTAATGACTTAAAAATTACCGCATTGGAAGTTGAACATTTTGGCTGGAGATATCCATGGGAAAAAGACAGATCGCGCGGATATCTTAAAGACGGAAGAAGTTATAACGCATATTTAATTGAGAAGAACGGCAAATCTATTTTATTCGGCGGAGACACAAGAAAAACAACAAAGTTGGAATTATTAAAAAATAAAAATCCTGATATCGCAATTATGCCGATCGGCGCATATAATCCTTGGACTTACGCACATTGTAATCCGGAAGAAGCTTTAATTATGGCGGAAAATATTGGAGCCAAATATTTTATTCCAATTCATACAAAAACTTTTAAACTTGGCGCCGAATCCTTTGAGGAACCAATTGACTGGCTTATTAAATCTTCGGAAAATTATAAAATTGAATTGGGATTAAATTCAATTGGACAAACTTTTACTTTAGTTTGA
- a CDS encoding TPM domain-containing protein gives MAVLFIGGRKFYILADKGINEKVEQNVWKDVSMEIEQNFKNGYFAEGIISGIEKVGKILNEHFPIKPDDINELTNKIILPN, from the coding sequence ATTGCTGTTCTTTTTATTGGGGGAAGAAAATTTTACATTCTTGCCGATAAAGGCATTAATGAAAAAGTAGAGCAGAATGTGTGGAAAGATGTAAGTATGGAAATTGAGCAAAATTTTAAGAACGGATATTTTGCCGAAGGAATAATTTCCGGAATTGAAAAGGTTGGAAAAATATTAAACGAACATTTTCCAATTAAACCCGACGACATAAACGAATTGACCAACAAAATTATCCTGCCAAATTAG
- a CDS encoding 2,3-bisphosphoglycerate-independent phosphoglycerate mutase, which yields MDLKLEKLKNFKPRKGTVLLVVMDGVGFGKQDESDAVYLAKTPNLDKLLTLPNQVRLKAHGTAVGLPSDDDMGNSEVGHNALGAGRIFAQGAKLVNNSITSGEFFKSENWNKILEIGKSGKTVHFLGLLSDGNVHSNIKQLFILINKCAEAGVSKVRIHALLDGRDVPGRSALNYVNPTEELLNKISNEKGYDYNFGSGGGRMITTMDRYNADWDIVKRGWNAHVLGIGRKFKSASEAVNTYYAEDPNKIDQYWDPFVIVDNNEKPIGTIEDGDAVVMFNFRGDRAIEISRAFEEENFNIFNRVRVPKVFYVGMMEYDGDLHIPRNYLVNPPKIDRSISEYMCGEGLNTFAISETQKFGHVTYFWNGNKSGYVCEEKETYIEIPSDKIEFDKAPRMKADEITDKTIELLRSGKYQFGRINYPNGDMVGHTGVIDAVIKAVEAVDEGLGKLLPVIDEIGGIALITADHGNADEMFTESKGVRTPKTAHTLNPVPFIIYDPNFKGEYKMATLTTPGLTNIAGTILNLLGYENVQDYDKSLVEMS from the coding sequence ATGGACTTAAAGTTAGAAAAATTAAAAAATTTCAAACCAAGAAAAGGTACCGTTTTATTAGTTGTAATGGACGGAGTCGGTTTTGGAAAACAAGATGAAAGTGACGCGGTTTATTTGGCAAAAACTCCAAACTTAGATAAATTATTAACTCTTCCAAATCAAGTAAGATTAAAAGCGCACGGAACGGCTGTTGGATTACCAAGCGACGATGATATGGGAAATAGCGAAGTTGGACATAACGCGCTCGGCGCGGGTCGCATTTTTGCTCAAGGCGCAAAACTTGTAAATAATTCAATTACATCGGGTGAATTCTTTAAATCAGAAAATTGGAATAAAATTTTAGAAATAGGTAAATCCGGAAAAACAGTTCACTTTTTAGGATTACTATCTGATGGAAATGTTCATTCAAATATTAAACAGCTTTTTATTTTGATAAATAAATGCGCGGAAGCCGGCGTTTCTAAAGTAAGAATTCATGCTTTGCTAGACGGCAGAGATGTTCCAGGCAGATCTGCTTTAAATTATGTGAATCCAACCGAAGAATTATTAAATAAAATTTCCAATGAAAAAGGTTACGACTATAACTTCGGATCAGGCGGCGGCAGAATGATTACCACAATGGATAGATATAACGCTGATTGGGATATTGTTAAACGCGGTTGGAATGCTCATGTTTTAGGTATAGGAAGAAAATTTAAAAGCGCAAGTGAAGCCGTTAACACTTATTATGCCGAAGATCCAAATAAAATAGATCAATATTGGGATCCGTTTGTTATTGTTGATAACAATGAAAAACCCATTGGAACAATTGAAGACGGCGACGCGGTTGTAATGTTCAATTTCCGCGGTGATAGAGCCATAGAAATTTCACGAGCATTTGAAGAAGAAAATTTTAATATATTCAATAGAGTCCGCGTGCCTAAAGTCTTTTACGTTGGAATGATGGAATATGACGGTGATCTGCACATTCCAAGAAATTATTTGGTTAATCCTCCCAAAATTGATAGAAGCATTAGCGAATATATGTGCGGGGAAGGTTTAAATACATTTGCGATTTCAGAAACTCAAAAGTTTGGACACGTGACATATTTTTGGAATGGAAACAAATCCGGTTACGTTTGCGAAGAAAAGGAAACTTATATTGAAATTCCTTCAGATAAAATTGAATTCGACAAAGCGCCAAGAATGAAAGCCGACGAAATTACAGATAAAACAATTGAACTTTTAAGATCGGGAAAATATCAATTCGGCAGAATAAATTATCCGAATGGAGATATGGTTGGACATACCGGCGTAATAGACGCAGTTATAAAAGCTGTTGAAGCGGTGGATGAAGGATTAGGTAAACTTCTTCCGGTTATTGATGAAATCGGCGGAATTGCGTTGATAACAGCTGATCATGGAAACGCAGATGAAATGTTTACCGAAAGCAAAGGAGTTAGAACTCCAAAAACCGCTCATACTTTGAATCCTGTACCATTTATAATTTATGATCCAAACTTTAAGGGCGAATATAAAATGGCAACTTTAACAACACCGGGATTGACAAATATTGCAGGAACAATCTTAAATCTTCTTGGTTATGAAAATGTACAGGATTATGACAAGTCATTAGTAGAAATGTCATAA
- a CDS encoding DNA-binding protein, producing MKLLFKLSILLIFIYSCGEKKESNENLPAGTQKITVAEHLNGGGYTFLKGEENGKELWIAVRQMPVENGDTYYFTDAMEMKNFESKSLNRTFASILFVNDISKTLTSEKETMPPAEMAVSGDHTKPKVEVTNVSVSHLSDGKTVEQIAKEKKALSGKKVKIRGVVTKYNGGIMGRNWIHIQDGTKLGETVDITVTSNQEANVGNTITVEGFLALDKDFGAGYFYDMIIEDASVVVEKGS from the coding sequence ATGAAGTTATTATTCAAATTATCGATTTTATTAATTTTCATATATTCATGCGGCGAAAAAAAGGAAAGCAATGAAAATCTTCCTGCAGGCACGCAAAAAATTACCGTTGCCGAACATTTGAATGGCGGTGGCTATACATTCTTAAAAGGTGAAGAAAACGGTAAGGAATTATGGATTGCAGTTAGACAAATGCCAGTTGAAAACGGTGATACATATTATTTTACAGACGCAATGGAAATGAAAAATTTTGAAAGCAAATCTCTTAATAGAACTTTTGCCAGTATTTTATTTGTAAATGATATTTCCAAAACATTAACTTCGGAAAAAGAAACTATGCCTCCGGCAGAAATGGCAGTTTCAGGAGATCATACCAAACCAAAAGTAGAAGTTACTAATGTTTCTGTTAGTCATCTATCAGACGGAAAAACAGTTGAACAAATTGCTAAAGAGAAAAAAGCCCTTTCCGGTAAAAAAGTTAAAATTAGAGGTGTTGTAACAAAATACAACGGCGGAATAATGGGTAGAAATTGGATACATATTCAAGATGGAACAAAGCTTGGCGAAACAGTAGATATAACCGTTACATCTAACCAAGAAGCGAATGTTGGAAACACAATAACTGTTGAAGGATTTTTAGCATTAGATAAAGATTTCGGCGCCGGTTATTTTTATGATATGATAATTGAAGATGCTTCTGTTGTTGTTGAAAAAGGAAGTTAA
- a CDS encoding SDR family oxidoreductase has translation MKKLKDKIVYITGASSGIGKACAEAFAKEGAKLIISARRANIIENIAEEIRKKFKVEVFAQRLDVKNKKEVEWMINSLPEEWKKIDILINNAGLAQGMAKIYEDDVENWDNMIDTNVKGLLYVTRAVVPGMVEREKGHVINIGSTAGHEAYPKGHVYCATKHAVNGITKALRMDVVDKNIRVSTVDPGAVETNFSNVRFFGDKEKAKNMYKGIIPLVAEDVAEAVLFCATRPPHANIAEIIMMPTQQASAIVFHRTE, from the coding sequence ATGAAAAAATTAAAAGACAAAATCGTTTACATTACAGGGGCTTCATCAGGAATTGGGAAAGCTTGCGCCGAAGCTTTTGCAAAGGAAGGAGCAAAATTAATTATTTCAGCCAGAAGAGCAAACATTATTGAAAACATTGCTGAAGAAATAAGAAAAAAATTCAAAGTTGAGGTTTTTGCGCAAAGACTTGATGTTAAAAATAAAAAGGAAGTAGAATGGATGATAAATTCTTTACCGGAAGAATGGAAGAAAATTGACATACTAATAAACAACGCGGGATTAGCACAAGGTATGGCTAAAATTTATGAAGATGATGTTGAAAATTGGGATAACATGATAGATACAAACGTAAAAGGATTACTTTATGTAACACGTGCGGTTGTTCCGGGAATGGTAGAAAGAGAAAAAGGTCACGTAATTAATATCGGTTCAACAGCCGGACATGAAGCATATCCCAAAGGTCATGTTTATTGCGCAACAAAACATGCGGTAAATGGAATCACTAAAGCTCTTAGAATGGATGTTGTTGATAAAAATATTAGAGTCAGTACAGTTGATCCCGGAGCTGTTGAAACTAACTTTAGTAATGTCCGTTTTTTTGGCGACAAAGAAAAAGCAAAAAATATGTATAAAGGAATTATTCCATTAGTGGCGGAAGACGTTGCCGAAGCTGTTTTATTTTGTGCAACAAGACCGCCGCACGCAAACATTGCTGAAATTATTATGATGCCGACTCAACAGGCAAGCGCAATTGTTTTTCATAGAACTGAATGA
- the bglX gene encoding beta-glucosidase BglX codes for MINKFNNGERKLKKIFSIVIILISTTIVFSQTYKNPKANIEDRINDLLNRMTLDEKIGQMQQNTFWNVTDEVLEDVKKGNAGSFLNTGGIEEKTKLQKAALESRLGIPLIFGRDVIHGYKTMLPIPLGQAASWNPELVEKGAKMAAREAAEDFVHWTFAPMLDISRDPRWGRIAESCGEDPYLTSKIGIAMVNGFQGKDISDPNSIAACAKHYVGYGAAEGGKDYNTTLIPEGELRNIYLKPFQAVVNNGIATVMSAFNDLNGVPTSGNSFTLKKVLRDEWKFDGFVVSDWGSIDELIPHGYAKDGYEAALKAASAGVNMEMVSKNYVTNLKDIVESGKISEMWIDELVKGILRIKFKMGLFEQPFRKITKDLTTLSEQNKEIAKQITLESIVLLQNENNFLPLDKSKIKKLAIVGPLADAPWDQLGCWTVDGKPENTITPLTAIKNEYGNSIEINYCKGLETTRSNSNELFNKSIETVNKSDAAILFLGEDQLLSGETHSRAFITLPGIQEQLIKELAKTGKPLVLVIMAGRSLTFGDLTGDVKSILYAWHPGTMGGPALADIIFGKVSPSGKLPVTMPRTVGQIPLYYNHKNTGRPPAPNQLGRVLGTPENPEGYASYYLDVDFTPAYYFGYGLSYAEFDYSDLKLSSDKIDMNDKLEISVNVKNTGDVEAKETVQLYIHDLFGSITRPVKELKGFEKISLKPGEVKNVKFTITAEDLKFYDINMNYTAEAGDFDLFVGSSANNNDLLKAKFTLN; via the coding sequence ATAATAAATAAGTTTAATAATGGAGAAAGGAAATTGAAGAAAATTTTTTCAATTGTTATCATTTTAATTTCAACAACTATAGTTTTTAGTCAAACTTATAAAAACCCAAAAGCTAATATTGAAGACAGAATCAATGATTTATTAAACCGTATGACTTTGGATGAAAAAATAGGGCAAATGCAGCAAAATACTTTTTGGAATGTTACCGACGAAGTACTTGAAGACGTAAAAAAAGGAAATGCCGGCTCTTTTTTAAATACCGGCGGAATTGAAGAAAAAACCAAATTGCAAAAAGCCGCATTGGAATCCAGATTAGGAATACCGTTGATTTTCGGCAGAGATGTTATTCATGGATATAAAACTATGCTGCCTATTCCATTAGGACAAGCCGCTTCATGGAATCCGGAGCTTGTAGAAAAGGGAGCGAAAATGGCAGCTCGTGAAGCAGCCGAAGATTTCGTTCATTGGACTTTCGCACCAATGCTTGATATTTCGCGCGATCCACGCTGGGGAAGAATTGCAGAATCATGCGGCGAAGATCCTTATTTAACTAGTAAAATAGGTATCGCAATGGTAAATGGTTTTCAAGGGAAAGACATAAGTGATCCAAACTCAATTGCCGCTTGCGCTAAACATTATGTCGGTTACGGCGCCGCTGAAGGCGGAAAAGATTATAATACTACTTTAATTCCCGAAGGAGAACTTCGCAATATTTATCTTAAACCTTTTCAAGCAGTAGTAAATAATGGAATCGCGACTGTAATGAGCGCGTTTAATGATCTTAACGGTGTGCCAACTTCTGGTAATAGTTTTACGTTGAAAAAAGTTTTAAGAGACGAATGGAAATTCGACGGATTTGTTGTTAGTGATTGGGGTTCAATTGATGAATTAATTCCTCATGGTTACGCAAAAGACGGCTATGAAGCCGCGTTAAAAGCCGCAAGCGCGGGCGTAAATATGGAAATGGTTTCGAAAAATTATGTTACAAATTTAAAGGATATTGTTGAATCAGGTAAAATAAGCGAAATGTGGATTGATGAATTAGTAAAAGGAATTTTAAGAATTAAATTTAAAATGGGACTTTTTGAACAGCCTTTCCGTAAAATTACAAAAGATTTAACAACATTAAGCGAGCAGAATAAGGAAATTGCCAAACAAATAACTTTAGAAAGTATTGTACTTCTTCAAAATGAAAATAATTTTTTACCTTTAGATAAAAGTAAAATCAAAAAACTTGCTATTGTTGGTCCTTTAGCAGACGCGCCTTGGGATCAATTAGGATGCTGGACAGTTGACGGTAAACCCGAAAATACAATTACACCACTTACGGCTATAAAAAATGAATATGGAAATTCCATTGAAATAAATTATTGCAAAGGATTAGAAACAACGCGCAGTAATTCGAACGAACTTTTTAATAAATCCATAGAAACTGTAAATAAATCTGATGCCGCCATTTTATTCCTTGGAGAAGACCAATTACTTTCGGGCGAAACTCATTCAAGAGCTTTTATAACCTTACCCGGCATTCAAGAGCAATTAATAAAAGAATTGGCAAAAACCGGCAAACCTTTGGTTTTAGTAATTATGGCTGGAAGAAGTTTAACATTCGGTGATCTTACAGGCGACGTAAAATCCATACTTTATGCTTGGCATCCCGGAACAATGGGCGGACCGGCTTTGGCAGATATAATTTTCGGTAAAGTTTCACCTTCAGGAAAATTACCGGTTACAATGCCAAGAACAGTTGGACAAATTCCGCTTTATTACAATCATAAAAATACCGGAAGACCGCCGGCTCCAAACCAATTGGGAAGAGTATTGGGAACTCCTGAAAATCCCGAAGGATATGCAAGTTATTATTTGGATGTTGATTTCACACCGGCTTATTATTTTGGTTATGGGTTAAGCTATGCCGAATTTGATTATTCCGATTTAAAACTTTCATCAGATAAAATAGACATGAACGATAAATTGGAAATATCCGTTAATGTAAAAAATACCGGCGATGTTGAAGCAAAAGAAACAGTGCAGCTTTATATCCATGATCTTTTCGGCAGTATAACCAGACCGGTAAAAGAACTAAAAGGTTTTGAAAAAATATCTTTAAAACCGGGTGAAGTTAAAAATGTTAAATTCACAATTACCGCGGAAGATTTAAAATTCTATGATATCAATATGAACTATACCGCTGAAGCCGGAGATTTTGATTTATTTGTCGGTAGCTCAGCGAATAATAATGATCTGCTGAAAGCCAAATTCACATTGAATTAA